From the genome of Halomonas sp. MCCC 1A13316, one region includes:
- the nadA gene encoding quinolinate synthase NadA: MTIMTSRIEVREHLARAYCPTRIPAEDEARIDEIKRLLELHNAVLVAHYYTDDAIQQLAEETGGCVADSLEMARFGARHEADTLVVAGVRFMGETAKILSPEKRVLMPTLEATCSLDIGCPVDEFSAFCDQHPDRTVVVYANTSAAVKARADWVVTSSIAVDVIEHLQARGEKILWAPDKHLGGYIQQKTGADMLLWDGACIVHEEFKAKGIEDLKGVYPDAAVLVHPESPASVVALADVAGSTSQLIKAAKELPNDKLIVATDRGIFFKMQQMVPEKTLFEAPTAGNGATCRSCAHCPWMAMNALDNLAGALREGSGEIFVDAELRQKALTPLERMLNFQR, translated from the coding sequence ATGACGATCATGACTTCCCGAATCGAGGTGCGTGAGCACCTCGCTCGCGCTTACTGCCCGACCCGCATCCCGGCCGAGGACGAGGCTCGCATCGACGAGATAAAGCGTCTGCTGGAGCTGCACAACGCGGTGCTCGTGGCTCATTACTACACCGACGATGCCATTCAGCAGCTGGCTGAAGAAACCGGCGGGTGCGTTGCCGATTCGCTGGAAATGGCCCGCTTCGGCGCGCGTCACGAAGCCGACACCTTGGTGGTGGCCGGGGTGCGCTTCATGGGTGAGACGGCCAAGATCCTGTCCCCGGAGAAGCGCGTGCTGATGCCGACGCTGGAAGCTACCTGCTCGCTCGACATCGGCTGCCCGGTAGATGAGTTCAGCGCCTTCTGCGACCAGCACCCCGATCGTACCGTGGTGGTCTACGCCAACACTTCGGCGGCGGTGAAGGCGCGCGCCGACTGGGTGGTGACATCCTCCATCGCGGTGGACGTCATCGAGCACCTGCAGGCGCGCGGCGAGAAGATCCTGTGGGCCCCGGACAAGCACTTGGGTGGCTATATCCAGCAGAAGACCGGCGCCGACATGCTGCTCTGGGACGGTGCCTGCATCGTGCACGAGGAGTTCAAGGCCAAGGGCATCGAGGACCTCAAGGGGGTCTATCCCGACGCCGCCGTGCTGGTGCACCCCGAATCGCCTGCTTCAGTCGTGGCGTTGGCCGATGTGGCCGGCTCGACTTCGCAGCTGATCAAGGCGGCCAAGGAGCTGCCGAACGACAAGCTGATCGTCGCCACCGACCGTGGCATCTTCTTCAAGATGCAGCAGATGGTGCCGGAGAAGACCCTGTTCGAGGCCCCCACCGCCGGTAACGGCGCCACTTGTCGTAGCTGCGCCCACTGCCCGTGGATGGCGATGAATGCGCTGGACAACCTGGCCGGCGCCCTGCGCGAAGGCAGCGGTGAGATCTTCGTCGATGCCGAGCTGCGCCAGAAGGCCCTCACACCGCTGGAGCGCATGCTCAACTTTCAGAGGTAG
- a CDS encoding M48 family metalloprotease, whose protein sequence is MLRKTRNCLTTAAVALTLGLAAPASATEDYGLPSLTGSSQAITGEEFRLGRAWLRQFRARTPSWQDPIAQEYVESLVSRLLPHSGLTDSNTVVTLVDNRALNAFAVPGGVIGVNAGLFAFASEEDAVASVLAHELGHLSQRHYSRGQARAEQTQLPAMAAMLAGMLIAASGGGDAGIAAAMGSQAAFIQDQLAYSRRFEQEADRLGLQTMVQAGFDPDAMVRMFRAMQRQVSLQGGNPPEFLLTHPLTESRISDAESRASQLEPARPREGDPIYHLVRARALLAVNQRDPQQAATRLAQDDAPPEARRYLDALITAHHGQTDSALGQLDSLARELPDLALLPVSAAEVAFKAGRYDDAIERSRRLLRLMPGHMPATRILGEALLQRDPNEAYRVLHELSNRRPEDPQVFTLLAEAAGRSGREAWGHLARAEHMQLTGEIDRAIRQLDVARRVAEQSGATNALARIEQRREDFVGYRETMEKF, encoded by the coding sequence ATGCTGCGCAAGACCCGAAACTGCCTGACCACCGCTGCCGTAGCGCTGACCTTGGGCCTGGCTGCCCCGGCCAGCGCTACGGAGGACTACGGACTGCCCAGCCTGACCGGCAGCAGCCAGGCCATCACCGGCGAGGAGTTCCGCCTGGGCCGCGCCTGGCTGCGCCAGTTTCGTGCTCGCACCCCCAGTTGGCAGGACCCTATCGCACAAGAGTATGTGGAATCGCTGGTGTCGCGCCTGCTGCCTCACAGCGGGCTTACCGATTCCAATACCGTCGTCACTCTGGTGGATAACCGAGCCCTCAATGCCTTCGCCGTGCCGGGAGGCGTCATCGGCGTCAACGCCGGCCTGTTCGCCTTCGCCAGTGAAGAGGATGCCGTCGCCTCGGTGCTGGCCCACGAACTGGGCCACCTCTCCCAGCGCCACTACTCACGCGGCCAGGCGCGTGCCGAGCAGACCCAGTTGCCGGCCATGGCGGCAATGCTGGCCGGAATGCTGATCGCCGCCAGCGGTGGCGGTGACGCCGGTATCGCTGCCGCCATGGGCTCTCAGGCCGCCTTCATTCAGGATCAGTTGGCCTACTCGCGGCGTTTCGAACAGGAGGCCGACCGCCTCGGCCTGCAGACCATGGTCCAGGCCGGCTTCGACCCCGACGCCATGGTCAGGATGTTCCGCGCCATGCAGCGCCAGGTGAGCCTCCAAGGCGGCAATCCACCGGAGTTCCTGCTCACCCACCCGCTGACTGAGTCGCGCATCAGTGATGCCGAGTCCCGTGCCTCTCAGCTCGAGCCAGCGCGCCCTCGCGAGGGTGACCCGATCTATCACCTGGTGCGCGCCCGGGCACTGCTGGCGGTGAATCAGCGCGACCCGCAGCAGGCGGCGACACGCCTGGCTCAGGATGACGCCCCGCCAGAGGCCAGGCGCTATCTCGACGCCCTGATTACCGCCCACCACGGCCAGACCGACAGCGCTCTCGGCCAGCTCGACAGTCTGGCCCGAGAACTCCCCGACCTGGCACTGCTGCCGGTCAGTGCCGCCGAGGTCGCCTTCAAGGCGGGCCGTTACGACGACGCCATCGAACGCAGCCGACGCCTGCTGCGCCTGATGCCGGGCCACATGCCGGCCACCCGCATCCTGGGCGAAGCGCTACTGCAGCGCGACCCCAACGAGGCTTACCGAGTCCTGCATGAGCTGTCGAACCGGCGCCCCGAGGACCCGCAGGTCTTCACCCTGCTCGCCGAAGCCGCCGGCCGTAGCGGTCGCGAGGCCTGGGGCCACCTGGCACGGGCCGAGCACATGCAGCTTACCGGTGAGATCGACCGCGCCATCCGCCAGCTCGACGTAGCCCGCCGAGTAGCGGAGCAGAGCGGCGCGACCAACGCCCTGGCGCGCATCGAGCAACGGCGGGAGGACTTCGTCGGCTATCGCGAGACAATGGAGAAGTTCTAG
- a CDS encoding sulfurtransferase TusA family protein encodes MAVQPDDVLDACGLPCPLPLLKAKQALARLKPGQVLEVLATDAGSWRDFETFADNSIHALVEREERGEIYHYWLRKGEVPTS; translated from the coding sequence ATGGCTGTGCAACCAGATGATGTGCTCGATGCTTGCGGCCTGCCTTGCCCGCTGCCTCTGCTCAAGGCGAAGCAGGCGCTGGCTCGGTTGAAGCCTGGCCAAGTACTCGAGGTCCTGGCGACCGATGCCGGCTCCTGGCGCGATTTCGAGACCTTCGCCGACAACAGTATTCACGCGTTAGTCGAGCGGGAGGAGCGGGGCGAGATATATCATTACTGGCTGCGCAAGGGTGAGGTGCCAACCTCATGA
- a CDS encoding AI-2E family transporter — protein MILREVFKGWVEHYFSDEEAVILLVLLILGFAVVILFGRMLAPFLTALVIAFLLQGGVNAMTRRGVPHLLAVTLIFLAFIGVLLALAFILMPLIWNQLVSLVQETPRIVASGQRWLDELQGRYPNLVTPDQVQEWIAVAGRELTQFGQRALSLSLASLGNLLALIIYLVLVPILVFFLLKDRDQLVNFCLSLLPQQRSLMTRIWQEMDAQIANYVRGKFIEIIIVGTVSFFTFAFFGLPYSALLAVLVGCSVLVPYIGAAVATLPVAAVAGFHFGMSDQFLYVLFAYGVIQALDGNVLVPILFSEAVNLHPVSIIVAVLFFGGVWGFWGIFFAIPLATLLKALVYAWPRGIRQYHDSLQPVELEHQIEE, from the coding sequence ATGATCCTACGTGAGGTGTTCAAGGGCTGGGTCGAGCACTACTTCTCCGACGAGGAGGCGGTGATCCTGCTGGTGCTGCTGATACTGGGCTTCGCCGTGGTGATCCTGTTCGGCCGCATGCTGGCACCGTTCCTCACCGCCCTGGTGATCGCCTTCCTGTTGCAGGGCGGCGTCAACGCCATGACACGACGCGGCGTGCCGCACCTGCTGGCCGTGACGCTGATCTTCCTGGCCTTCATCGGCGTGCTGCTGGCGCTGGCCTTCATTTTGATGCCGTTGATATGGAACCAGCTCGTCAGCCTGGTTCAGGAGACGCCGCGCATCGTCGCCAGCGGTCAGCGCTGGCTGGATGAACTCCAGGGGCGTTACCCCAATCTGGTCACGCCGGATCAGGTGCAGGAATGGATCGCGGTTGCCGGCCGCGAGCTGACCCAATTCGGCCAGCGCGCGCTGTCGCTGTCGCTGGCTTCGCTTGGCAACCTGCTGGCCCTGATCATCTATCTGGTGCTGGTGCCGATCCTGGTCTTCTTCCTGCTCAAGGATCGCGATCAGTTGGTGAATTTTTGTCTGTCGCTGCTGCCCCAGCAGCGCTCGCTGATGACGCGCATCTGGCAGGAAATGGATGCTCAGATCGCCAACTACGTGCGCGGCAAATTCATCGAAATCATTATCGTCGGCACCGTGTCGTTCTTCACCTTCGCCTTTTTCGGCTTGCCTTATTCGGCGCTGCTGGCGGTGCTGGTGGGCTGTTCGGTACTGGTACCCTACATCGGTGCTGCCGTGGCGACCCTGCCGGTGGCCGCCGTGGCGGGCTTTCACTTCGGCATGAGCGACCAGTTCCTCTACGTGCTGTTCGCCTATGGTGTGATCCAGGCACTGGATGGCAACGTGCTGGTGCCGATCCTGTTCTCCGAGGCGGTCAACCTGCATCCGGTGTCGATCATCGTGGCGGTACTGTTCTTCGGTGGAGTCTGGGGATTCTGGGGCATCTTCTTCGCCATTCCCCTGGCCACCCTGCTCAAGGCGCTGGTCTATGCCTGGCCGAGGGGGATCAGGCAGTACCACGACTCGCTCCAGCCCGTCGAGCTGGAGCACCAGATCGAGGAGTGA
- a CDS encoding peroxiredoxin, translating to MTLAIGQSVPDFSATATGDTTVTLSALKGRQVVIYFYPKASTPGCTTEGGDFRDRKAEFDAANTVIFGASRDGIRAQENFKAKQAFNFELISDKDEEICQLFDVIQLKKLYGKEHLGIERSTFLIDAEGKLAREWRGVKVKGHAQEVLEAAQALHTAN from the coding sequence ATGACGCTAGCCATCGGTCAATCCGTGCCTGATTTCAGCGCCACTGCCACCGGTGACACGACAGTCACACTTTCCGCACTCAAGGGTCGCCAGGTGGTGATCTACTTCTACCCCAAGGCCAGCACCCCCGGCTGCACCACCGAAGGTGGCGACTTCCGCGACCGCAAGGCCGAGTTCGACGCGGCCAATACCGTCATCTTCGGCGCCTCGCGCGACGGCATTCGCGCGCAGGAGAACTTCAAGGCCAAGCAGGCGTTCAACTTCGAGCTGATTTCCGACAAGGACGAGGAAATCTGCCAGCTGTTCGACGTCATCCAGCTAAAGAAGTTGTATGGCAAGGAGCATCTCGGCATCGAACGCAGCACTTTCCTGATCGACGCCGAAGGCAAGCTTGCCCGCGAGTGGCGCGGCGTCAAGGTCAAGGGGCACGCCCAGGAGGTCCTCGAAGCTGCCCAGGCACTGCATACCGCCAACTGA
- the dapA gene encoding 4-hydroxy-tetrahydrodipicolinate synthase: MITGSIVALATPMKANGDIDWEALRRLVNFHLENGTDGIVAAGTTGEPTTMSFAEHFDVIRAVVEEVDGRIPVIAGTGANATSEAVELARYASEVGADYCLSVCPYYNKPTQEGLYRHFKAVAEGSRLPVILYNVPGRTCSDLYNETVLRLAEVGNIVGLKDATGNLERAEDLIARLKGSGFMLYSGDDGTACEFMLMGGDGDISVTANVAPKAMHELCVAAVAGDADRAHQINTRLMPLHTNLGIESNPIPVKWALHRMGMIEQGIRLPLTWLSGKYHATVDEALQLAGVIDD, translated from the coding sequence ATGATCACTGGCAGTATCGTCGCCCTGGCGACGCCGATGAAGGCCAATGGCGATATCGACTGGGAGGCGTTGCGCCGCTTGGTGAACTTCCACTTGGAGAACGGTACCGACGGCATCGTCGCCGCCGGCACCACCGGTGAGCCCACCACCATGTCCTTCGCCGAGCATTTCGACGTGATTCGCGCCGTGGTGGAAGAGGTCGATGGTCGCATTCCGGTCATCGCCGGCACCGGGGCCAATGCCACTTCCGAAGCCGTGGAGCTGGCGCGCTATGCCAGCGAAGTGGGCGCTGATTACTGCCTGTCGGTGTGTCCCTACTACAACAAGCCGACCCAGGAAGGGCTCTATCGCCACTTCAAGGCGGTCGCCGAGGGCAGCCGCCTCCCGGTAATCCTCTACAACGTGCCCGGCCGCACCTGCTCCGATCTCTACAACGAGACCGTGTTGCGCCTGGCCGAGGTCGGCAATATCGTCGGGCTCAAGGATGCCACCGGCAATCTCGAGCGCGCCGAAGACCTCATCGCGCGGCTCAAGGGCAGCGGTTTCATGCTCTACTCCGGTGACGACGGTACCGCCTGCGAATTCATGTTGATGGGCGGCGACGGCGACATCTCGGTTACCGCCAACGTGGCGCCCAAGGCCATGCATGAGCTGTGCGTTGCTGCGGTCGCCGGTGATGCCGATCGCGCTCACCAGATCAACACCCGGCTGATGCCGCTGCATACCAACCTGGGCATCGAATCCAACCCGATTCCGGTCAAGTGGGCGCTGCACCGCATGGGCATGATCGAGCAGGGCATTCGTCTGCCGCTTACCTGGCTGTCCGGCAAGTACCATGCGACGGTGGATGAGGCCCTGCAACTGGCTGGCGTAATCGACGATTGA